Part of the Syntrophobacterales bacterium genome is shown below.
GCGGAGAATTCTTCGGACAAATAGGTTTTTTCGGTAAGAAAATCGCTGTTCAGTGTTTTAGAGGGAACAAACCCCTGTAATACGTAGCATCTTGCCCCTTTTATCGAATTTACGACCCGGACCAGGTCATCACGATCCAGCAGCGAACGGACAACCGTGGTTCTGAATTCATGTTCGGTCCCGGCAGCGATAATCAGAGAAATGCTTCTCCGAATATCGCCGGGGTCAATTTCAACGCCGGCAATTTGCCGATATTTATCGAACGGCCCTTTTATATCCATCGCCCAGAAATCGACAAGCCGCCTTTTTATCAGCTTTTCGATTGCCTCCGGGTTAGAACCGTTGGTGTCCAGTTTTACAAGATACCCGAGTTCCTTTACCTTTTGCAGGAAATTTTCAAGGTCCGGCTGCAGCGTCGGCTCGCCCCCGGTTACCGATACCGCATCCAGCTTACCTCTCCTCTTTTCCAGAAAAGATAAAACTTCCGCCGCGGGAAGAACGGGACCATATCTTTGCGGATCTACAAGCTCTGGGTTGTGGCAGTAAGGACAACAAAAATTGCAACCCTGGGTGAAAATGATCGCGCAGATTCGCCCAGGGTAATCTATCAGTGAAAATTTTTGCAGGCCCCCGATTATTATTGTCAGAACGCGTATTCCTTTCGCAGAGCATACTCCTCTTTTTTACCCTTGTTCCACTGCTTGACCGGGCGCAGATACCCGACAACGCGGGAGTATATCTCACATTCTTCTCCGCAGGTCGGACAGGCCTCCTGCTCGCCCGTGAGGTATCCATGCTCCGGACAGACGCTGAACGTCGGGGTAAAGGTAACATACGGCAGATGATAATTCGTGCAGATCTTTTTAACCAGCTCCCTTACCGCCCGGTAATCGGAAATACGCTCCCCGGCAAAGGTGTGAAACACGGTGCCGCCGGTGTACTTGCACTGGATTTCGTCCTGCAGGTCAAGGGCCTCGAAGACATCGTCGGTATAGTTTACCGGCAGTTGAGTGGAATTAGTATAGAAAGGCTCGGCCTTGCGGGCAGTTATATTTTCTTCATCGGCGCAGATGATCTCCGGGTATTTCTCCTTGTCGATTCGCGCCAAACGGTAAGAAGTTCCCTCGGCGGGGGTCGATTCCAGATTGTAGTTGTTCCCGGTCTCCTCCTGAAATTTTACGAGCCGATCACGCATGAAATCCATAACTTTTTTTGCAAAGCTCTGTCCTTCCGGGGTTGTAAGGTCCTTTCCCAGGAGGTTAAGGCACGCCTCGTTCATCCCCAGCAGACCAATCGTAGAAAAGTGATTTTTCCAGTACTGGTTGAAACGCTGCTTGACGCTGCGCAGATAGTACTTCGTGTAGGGATAAAGGTTGCTTTCGGTAAAGCTTTCCAGCACCTTGCGCTTTATTTCCAGGCTTTCCCGGGCAACGTCCATCAGGCCGCCCAGTCTTACCAGAAACGACTCCTCCGTATCGGCAAGATAGCCTATTCTCGGCATGTTGATCGTGACCACCCCGACGGAGCCGGTCAGGGGATTGGAACCGAAAAGCCCGCCGCCGCGCTTTTGCAGCTCGCGGTTGTCTATCCGCAGCCGGCAGCACATACTGCGGGAATCCTCCGGATTCATGTCCGAATTGATGAAATTGGAAAAATAGGGGACGCCGTACTTGGCAGTCATTTCCCAAAGTCCGTTAAATTTCGGGTCTCCCCAGTTAAAACCCTTCGTTATGTTGTAGGTCGGAATAGGAAAGGTAAAAACCCGTCCCTTGGCGTCGCCGTTGGCCATAACCTGCAAAAACGCCTTGTTGAAGAGGTCCATCTCCTCCTGAAACTCTCCGTACGTCTCCTTCTGGAGTTCTCCGCCGACAATGACGCTTTTCTCGGCATAATAGCCGGGCACCTGCACATCGAGCGTCACATTGGTAAAGGGGGTCTGAAAACCAACCCGGGTCGGAACGTTGATATTGAAAATGAACTCCTGCAGCGCCTGCTCCACCTCCTTATAGCTGAGCTTGTCGTAGCGGATAAACGGGGCCAGAAGCGTATCGAAATTGGAAAATGCCTGGGCGCCGGCCGCTTCCCCCTGCAATGTATAGAAAAAATTCACCACCTGCCCCAGCGCGCTGCGCAGATGCTTTGCCGGCTTGCTTTCCACCTTGCCGGAAACCCCCCGGAATCCCTCCACCAGCAGATCGTACAAATCCCAACCGACACAGTAAACGGAAAGCAGACTCAGGTCATGGATATGAAAATCTCCCTCCGAATGGGCCCGGCGCACCTCCGGCGGGTATATTTCATTTAACCAGTAAGTCTTGCTGATCTCGGAAGAGATGTAGTTGTTGAGTCCCTGCAGCGAATAATCCATATTGCTGTTTTCGTTTATCTTCCAGTCGGTTCTGTTCAGGTATTTATCGACCAGGTCCGTCTGCATCCGGTTTGTTATATCCCGGAGGCGGGCGTGCTGATCGCGATAGATGATGTATGCCTTGGCGGTTTTTTTGTAGGAAGAAGCGAGCAGCACCTCCTCCACGATGTCCTGAATATCTTCGACCGTTGCGGCATTGCCGTCAAAGACCTTTTCCACCAGATTCAGGACGCGAATCATCAACTTTTTTGCCGCCTTGTGATCAAATTCTCCGGTCACCGCACCCGCCTTGGCGATCGCATTGGTGATCTTTTCCGCATCAAATTTTACCAGTCTTCCGTCCCGCTTTTTGATCTGTGTCGTCATTGAGGCCCCCTTAATTGTTGAATGAATAGCAAAAGTTCGTTGTTAAGTAAAACGCAACATGTTGTACATTGGTGGCCTTAATATCACCATATATAGATAAGTCAAGCAAAATTTTTCTCCTGCATTATTAAAATTTCAAGAAATTTATGGCTCCTTGATAAGGGCAATCGCGCTTCCAGCGAAATCTCAATGACTTGCCTTTCTTTGGGGAGCATTGTATGGTTACGGCAGAT
Proteins encoded:
- a CDS encoding anaerobic ribonucleoside-triphosphate reductase activating protein, with the protein product MRVLTIIIGGLQKFSLIDYPGRICAIIFTQGCNFCCPYCHNPELVDPQRYGPVLPAAEVLSFLEKRRGKLDAVSVTGGEPTLQPDLENFLQKVKELGYLVKLDTNGSNPEAIEKLIKRRLVDFWAMDIKGPFDKYRQIAGVEIDPGDIRRSISLIIAAGTEHEFRTTVVRSLLDRDDLVRVVNSIKGARCYVLQGFVPSKTLNSDFLTEKTYLSEEFSAFKKEFESEELRVIIR
- a CDS encoding ribonucleoside triphosphate reductase, with amino-acid sequence MTTQIKKRDGRLVKFDAEKITNAIAKAGAVTGEFDHKAAKKLMIRVLNLVEKVFDGNAATVEDIQDIVEEVLLASSYKKTAKAYIIYRDQHARLRDITNRMQTDLVDKYLNRTDWKINENSNMDYSLQGLNNYISSEISKTYWLNEIYPPEVRRAHSEGDFHIHDLSLLSVYCVGWDLYDLLVEGFRGVSGKVESKPAKHLRSALGQVVNFFYTLQGEAAGAQAFSNFDTLLAPFIRYDKLSYKEVEQALQEFIFNINVPTRVGFQTPFTNVTLDVQVPGYYAEKSVIVGGELQKETYGEFQEEMDLFNKAFLQVMANGDAKGRVFTFPIPTYNITKGFNWGDPKFNGLWEMTAKYGVPYFSNFINSDMNPEDSRSMCCRLRIDNRELQKRGGGLFGSNPLTGSVGVVTINMPRIGYLADTEESFLVRLGGLMDVARESLEIKRKVLESFTESNLYPYTKYYLRSVKQRFNQYWKNHFSTIGLLGMNEACLNLLGKDLTTPEGQSFAKKVMDFMRDRLVKFQEETGNNYNLESTPAEGTSYRLARIDKEKYPEIICADEENITARKAEPFYTNSTQLPVNYTDDVFEALDLQDEIQCKYTGGTVFHTFAGERISDYRAVRELVKKICTNYHLPYVTFTPTFSVCPEHGYLTGEQEACPTCGEECEIYSRVVGYLRPVKQWNKGKKEEYALRKEYAF